A stretch of Lachancea thermotolerans CBS 6340 chromosome D complete sequence DNA encodes these proteins:
- the NOP15 gene encoding rRNA-binding ribosome biosynthesis protein NOP15 (similar to uniprot|P53927 Saccharomyces cerevisiae YNL110C NOP15 Constituent of 66S pre-ribosomal particles involved in 60S ribosomal subunit biogenesis localizes to both nucleolus and cytoplasm), with amino-acid sequence MAKSTTKQATPILEAEPVREEQLELGNSSSNESEIEGLSEDDEAGSGEEQGSSGSRASSGVHTVKKLDAKKRESQQEGGKGSKKGRSKAEELSGIIYVSRLPKGFHERELAKYFSQFGDLREVRLARNKKTGNSRHYGFVEFVNKEDALVAQETMHNYLLMNHLLQVVALPKGKKIEKLFHYKKRAFSETSVTKSSEELKQRAIDKHAQRAARLQDKGIEFKW; translated from the coding sequence ATGGCTAAATCAACTACCAAGCAAGCAACACCCATCCTTGAAGCGGAGCCAGTCCGCGAGGAGCAACTTGAGCTCGGCAACTCGTCCTCCAACGAAAGTGAGATCGAGGGTCTTTCCGAGGACGATGAGGCGGGGTCTGGCGAAGAGCAGGGCTCCTCTGGGTCCCGCGCGTCCAGCGGCGTCCACACcgtcaagaagctggatgCCAAGAAACGTGAGTCACAGCAAGAGGGTGGCAAGGGGTCCAAGAAGGGCCGCAGCAAGGCCGAGGAACTGTCAGGCATCATCTACGTGAGCAGGCTGCCTAAGGGTTTCCACGAGCGTGAGCTGGCCAAGTACTTCTCGCAGTTCGGGGATCTGCGAGAGGTGCGTCTGGCGCGTAACAAGAAGACCGGCAACAGCAGACACTACGGGTTCGTGGAGTTTGTGAATAAGGAGGATGCACTCGTGGCCCAAGAGACTATGCACAACTATCTGCTGATGAACCATCTGCTGCAGGTGGTGGCGCTGCCTAAGGGGAAAAAGATCGAGAAGCTGTTCCACTACAAAAAGAGGGCGTTCTCTGAGACCTCCGTGACCAAGTCCAGCgaggagctcaagcaaCGCGCCATCGACAAGCACGCCCAACGTGCTGCTAGACTGCAGGACAAGGGCATCGAATTCAAGTGGTGA
- a CDS encoding nucleotide diphosphatase (similar to uniprot|Q99210 Saccharomyces cerevisiae YOR111W Hypothetical ORF): MTLSMTFLSRFRSLRKIPLRCSLHQRCSMMSRVIKEISEKFEIVLASSSPRRYEIVTQVMGFADVKLMKPSFAEDHDKSLYAGNPTGYVHDTSKSKALGIIEDLKHTEETHASKPKLVICADTVVIDSDENIHEKPQRPELQLGNLLRFRESDGPVKVITSVTLIKWESPQDFTFTQFEEVSEVHFDSDFPLPILYDYVDSGDALDVAGGFKVQSFGGAMIKKINGDFFNVVGLPLNKTFKELYKAAFPLE; this comes from the coding sequence ATGACTTTATCTATGACCTTTTTATCAAGATTCCGAAGTCTGCGAAAAATCCCTTTACGTTGCTCCTTACACCAACGCTGTTCAATGATGTCAAGGGTCATCAAAGAGATAAgcgaaaagtttgaaataGTGCTCGCCTCTTCGTCTCCAAGGCGCTATGAAATTGTCACCCAGGTTATGGGGTTTGCGGACGTCAAATTGATGAAACCATCCTTCGCGGAAGATCACGACAAATCGTTATATGCAGGAAATCCTACTGGATACGTCCACGACACGAGTAAGAGCAAAGCATTAGGTATTATCGAAGATCTGAAGCACACAGAAGAAACACACGCCAGCAAACCCAAGCTGGTCATCTGCGCAGATACTGTAGTAATCGATAGCGACGAAAACATACATGAAAAGCCACAACGGCCAGAGCTGCAGCTTGGGAACTTGCTTAGGTTCCGCGAGAGCGATGGTCCTGTCAAAGTAATTACTAGCGTAACGCTCATCAAGTGGGAGAGCCCACAAGATTTCACCTTCACCCAGTTTGAAGAGGTGAGTGAGGTTCACTTTGACTCCGATTTTCCGCTGCCAATTCTTTACGACTACGTCGACTCTGGTGATGCTCTTGATGTTGCGGGGGGCTTCAAAGTGCAAAGCTTCGGCGGCGCCATGATTAAGAAGATCAATGgagacttcttcaatgttGTGGGGCTGCCTTTGAACAAGaccttcaaagaactctACAAGGCTGCATTCCCCCTAGAGTAA